In Luteitalea sp. TBR-22, one genomic interval encodes:
- a CDS encoding Gfo/Idh/MocA family protein — protein sequence MSDQQGGVSRRVFLGAAAGLASVIHRPAFAQPAAPSDQLRLALIGVGGMGTGRLKDFITHPDVRIAAICDVDSRHRDAAIALVNGALGYAPAGEGDFRRLLTRKDIDAVAIQTPDHWHAITAVRAMEAGKDVFVEKPLAYSVAEGRAMADASTRHARVTQMGNHIHNTGRNYRNVVELVRSGALGRIHRVQCWKTWDGPLTNGEPATRPAELDYDFWLGPAPRREYHPLRSHRSFRNFWDYSGGTFIDFWCHIVDVAVWALDLKAPRSVSAMGGRYVVNDVTETPDTMEALLEYPELLLSFSLRPAPPTGFTHMGGIGCVFEGSEATLVTNYGRHEVWVKGKLVEDFPRPAQSIPDSPGHLREFIDAIKARNLETTCNVRYGHRLTKLGLLSNIAYRTGRRLHWDDTRERFVGDDDANRYLSRKFRKPYAL from the coding sequence GTGTCTGATCAGCAGGGCGGCGTGTCGCGCCGCGTGTTCCTCGGCGCGGCCGCCGGCCTCGCCTCCGTCATCCATCGTCCGGCCTTCGCCCAGCCGGCAGCGCCGAGTGACCAGTTGCGCCTCGCGTTGATTGGCGTCGGTGGCATGGGCACGGGGCGCCTCAAGGACTTCATCACCCACCCCGACGTGCGCATCGCGGCCATCTGCGACGTCGACAGCCGCCACCGCGACGCCGCCATCGCGCTGGTGAACGGCGCGCTCGGGTACGCGCCGGCAGGGGAGGGCGACTTCCGCCGCCTGCTCACCCGCAAGGACATCGACGCGGTCGCCATCCAGACGCCCGATCACTGGCACGCCATCACGGCGGTGCGCGCGATGGAGGCCGGCAAGGACGTGTTCGTCGAGAAGCCGCTTGCGTACAGCGTGGCGGAAGGGCGAGCCATGGCCGACGCCTCGACCCGCCATGCCCGGGTCACGCAGATGGGCAACCACATCCACAACACCGGGCGGAACTACCGCAACGTGGTGGAGCTGGTGAGGTCGGGCGCGCTGGGGCGCATCCACCGCGTGCAGTGCTGGAAGACGTGGGACGGTCCGCTGACCAACGGCGAACCGGCGACGCGCCCGGCCGAACTCGACTACGACTTCTGGCTCGGCCCCGCGCCGCGGCGCGAATACCACCCGCTCCGGTCGCACCGGTCCTTCCGCAACTTCTGGGACTACTCGGGCGGCACGTTCATCGACTTCTGGTGCCACATCGTCGACGTGGCCGTGTGGGCGCTCGACCTGAAGGCGCCGCGCAGCGTGTCGGCGATGGGCGGGCGATACGTCGTCAACGACGTCACCGAGACGCCGGACACGATGGAGGCGCTCCTCGAGTATCCCGAACTGCTGCTGTCGTTCAGCCTGCGTCCGGCGCCGCCGACGGGCTTCACGCACATGGGCGGTATCGGGTGCGTGTTCGAAGGCAGCGAGGCGACGCTGGTCACCAACTACGGCCGGCACGAGGTGTGGGTGAAGGGCAAGCTCGTCGAGGACTTCCCGCGGCCTGCCCAGAGCATCCCCGATTCGCCCGGGCACCTGCGCGAGTTCATCGACGCGATCAAGGCCCGCAACCTCGAGACCACGTGCAACGTGCGCTACGGTCATCGGCTGACGAAGCTGGGCCTGCTGTCCAACATCGCCTATCGCACCGGGCGCCGGCTGCACTGGGACGACACGCGCGAGCGGTTCGTCGGCGACGACGATGCGAACCGGTACCTTTCGCGGAAGTTCAGGAAGCCGTACGCGTTGTGA
- a CDS encoding MBL fold metallo-hydrolase, with product MRRFFLIGVLVAFGAAGIMARQPAGGPPQVAEILKVKDNLYVVKGGGGNTAAFITRAGVVLVDTKLANWGERIMQQVRTVTDKPVTTIINTHTHGDHTGSNEYFPASVEVVAHVNTKANMEKMPAFAGEKAQFLPDRTYTDRLTLGSGDERIELRHFGPGHTNGDTIVVFPALRVAHTGDLFAGLGTPLIDTKNGGTGVAYPETLKKAAAGISGVDTVIPGHADVMPWSRFVEFGQFNAAFLAAVQQAIKDGKTAEEAFAGLKLPEQFKDYQIGRGQANVSAIYAELKK from the coding sequence ATGCGAAGGTTCTTCCTCATCGGCGTCCTCGTGGCCTTCGGCGCCGCGGGCATCATGGCGCGGCAACCGGCGGGCGGGCCGCCGCAGGTGGCCGAGATCCTGAAGGTCAAGGACAACCTGTACGTGGTGAAGGGCGGCGGTGGCAACACGGCGGCCTTCATCACCAGAGCCGGCGTGGTCCTGGTGGACACCAAGCTCGCCAACTGGGGCGAGCGGATCATGCAGCAGGTGCGCACGGTCACCGACAAGCCGGTGACGACGATCATCAACACCCACACGCACGGGGATCACACGGGCAGCAACGAGTACTTCCCGGCGTCGGTCGAGGTGGTGGCGCACGTCAACACCAAGGCCAACATGGAGAAGATGCCGGCCTTCGCCGGCGAGAAGGCGCAGTTCCTGCCCGACCGGACCTACACCGACCGGTTGACGCTGGGCTCGGGCGACGAGCGCATCGAGTTGCGCCACTTCGGCCCCGGCCACACCAACGGCGACACCATCGTCGTCTTCCCGGCGTTGCGGGTGGCGCATACCGGCGACCTGTTCGCGGGCCTCGGGACGCCGCTCATCGACACGAAGAACGGCGGCACGGGCGTGGCGTACCCCGAGACCCTGAAGAAGGCGGCGGCCGGCATCTCCGGCGTCGACACGGTGATCCCCGGTCACGCCGACGTGATGCCCTGGAGCCGCTTCGTCGAGTTCGGGCAGTTCAACGCCGCGTTCCTCGCTGCCGTGCAACAGGCCATCAAGGACGGCAAGACGGCAGAGGAGGCCTTCGCGGGCCTGAAGCTGCCGGAGCAGTTCAAGGACTACCAGATCGGTCGAGGCCAGGCCAACGTGTCGGCCATCTATGCCGAGCTGAAGAAGTAA
- a CDS encoding HupE/UreJ family protein, translated as MRSCQAIAATYAVRACLLAALILVAGTRPVAAHPAPFSYLDVKVSPARLDGTLVLHTIDVAREVGLPDPRALAEPATVARHLDAIVTLVTTRAAIEADGTPITWQIDRVEPVPGQDAVAIAWHAQLSRSPGLLGIGARLFPGESNHQTFVTVYEGDQVRWQDVLDNQRYRAEYFTGTRQGRMAVLRRFVASGIHHIAIGPDHILFIIGLLLPGGTLRRLLAIVTAFTVGHSVTLALATLSIVDPPARIVEPLIALSIVFVGADTLLVGGRGRDVRLWVALVFGLVHGFGFAGVLREQGLPPTALGVSLFAFNLGVEIGQAAIVVVVASAMAAVRRRAPRVAERIVVVGSVVVLLAGAWWFVERTWLSAPR; from the coding sequence ATGCGCTCGTGCCAAGCGATCGCCGCGACCTACGCGGTCCGTGCGTGCCTGTTGGCCGCCCTGATCCTGGTGGCGGGGACGCGGCCGGTGGCGGCGCACCCGGCGCCGTTCAGTTACCTCGACGTGAAGGTCTCGCCCGCCCGCCTCGACGGAACGTTGGTGCTGCACACCATCGACGTGGCCCGCGAAGTGGGGCTGCCGGATCCGCGCGCCCTGGCCGAACCGGCGACGGTGGCGCGTCACCTGGACGCCATCGTCACCCTGGTCACCACGCGTGCGGCCATCGAGGCGGACGGCACGCCCATCACCTGGCAGATCGACCGGGTGGAGCCTGTTCCGGGCCAGGACGCCGTGGCCATCGCCTGGCATGCGCAGTTGTCACGGTCGCCCGGCCTGCTGGGGATCGGCGCGCGTCTGTTCCCGGGCGAGTCCAATCACCAGACCTTCGTGACCGTGTATGAAGGCGATCAGGTGCGCTGGCAGGACGTGCTCGACAACCAGCGCTACCGCGCCGAGTACTTCACGGGCACGCGCCAGGGGCGGATGGCCGTGCTGCGGCGGTTCGTCGCCTCGGGCATCCACCACATCGCGATCGGCCCCGATCACATCCTCTTCATCATCGGGCTGCTGCTTCCGGGCGGCACGCTGCGGCGCCTGCTGGCGATCGTCACGGCCTTCACGGTCGGGCACAGCGTCACGCTGGCGCTGGCCACGTTGTCGATCGTCGACCCGCCCGCCCGCATCGTCGAGCCGCTGATCGCGCTCAGCATCGTCTTCGTCGGCGCCGACACGCTGCTGGTCGGGGGGCGTGGTCGCGACGTGCGGCTCTGGGTGGCGCTCGTCTTCGGCCTCGTGCACGGCTTCGGGTTCGCAGGCGTGCTGCGCGAGCAGGGCTTGCCACCGACCGCCCTTGGGGTATCGTTGTTCGCGTTCAACCTGGGCGTGGAGATCGGCCAGGCCGCCATCGTGGTGGTGGTCGCCTCCGCCATGGCGGCGGTGCGGCGTCGCGCGCCGCGGGTCGCCGAGCGGATCGTGGTCGTCGGCTCCGTGGTGGTGCTGCTGGCCGGCGCGTGGTGGTTCGTCGAGCGCACGTGGCTCTCGGCCCCCAGGTAA
- a CDS encoding phytanoyl-CoA dioxygenase family protein — protein MSSPVNATRFEDDGFVVVREAFPPAVAAECRALLWPQTGCDPRDRSTWTRPVVRLGDQAAEPFRAAANTPALHAAFDVLVGPGRWTPRVSLGTCPVRFPSPEDPGDAGWHVDAGFYAADGSMRLTVDSRGRALLMLFLFSDTGPDDAPTRLLVGSHLDIPRLLQPAGPDGLTFMELAQRFPPSTLARPLAFATGRAGDVFLCHPFLVHAAQPHHGTMPRFLAQPPLHPAAPLQLDRADGAYSPVERAIRRGLGHPQ, from the coding sequence GTGTCGTCACCGGTCAACGCCACGCGCTTCGAAGACGACGGGTTCGTGGTGGTCCGCGAGGCGTTTCCGCCAGCGGTCGCCGCCGAGTGTCGCGCCCTGTTGTGGCCGCAGACGGGGTGCGACCCGCGCGACCGGAGCACCTGGACACGTCCCGTGGTCCGCCTCGGCGATCAGGCCGCCGAACCATTCCGCGCCGCCGCCAATACGCCGGCCCTCCACGCCGCCTTCGACGTGTTGGTGGGCCCCGGCCGCTGGACCCCGCGGGTCAGCCTCGGCACCTGTCCCGTGCGGTTCCCCTCGCCAGAGGACCCCGGCGACGCCGGCTGGCACGTCGACGCCGGCTTCTACGCCGCCGACGGCTCCATGCGCCTCACGGTGGATTCCCGCGGCCGCGCGTTGCTGATGCTCTTCCTGTTCTCGGATACGGGCCCCGACGACGCCCCGACGCGGCTCCTGGTGGGGTCGCACCTGGACATCCCGCGATTGCTGCAGCCGGCCGGCCCGGACGGGCTGACGTTCATGGAACTGGCCCAGCGATTCCCGCCGTCGACGCTGGCGCGGCCGCTCGCCTTCGCCACCGGACGCGCCGGCGACGTGTTCCTCTGCCATCCGTTCCTGGTCCACGCGGCGCAACCGCACCACGGGACGATGCCGCGATTCCTCGCCCAGCCGCCGTTGCACCCGGCGGCGCCGCTGCAACTCGATCGCGCCGATGGCGCCTACTCGCCGGTCGAGCGTGCCATCCGCCGGGGCCTCGGGCATCCGCAGTGA
- a CDS encoding DinB family protein: MRPALLAVAALLLSSVPAAAQTAIDGIRTEFAAVKAQVMTAANKAPESIYGFQATPEVFTLRKQFLHIADASYSICSGLAGTPGKRPKVDADAPLAKADVLAALTGAFDYCDAALKAATDATLAETVKTANGTARVKSYYAAHLLAHTGLHYGNVVTYMRLNKLSPGEQ, translated from the coding sequence ATGAGACCTGCCCTGCTTGCCGTTGCCGCCCTGCTCCTCTCCTCCGTTCCCGCCGCGGCCCAGACCGCCATCGACGGCATCCGCACCGAGTTCGCAGCCGTGAAGGCGCAGGTGATGACGGCGGCCAACAAGGCCCCCGAATCGATCTACGGATTCCAGGCGACGCCGGAGGTCTTCACGCTGCGCAAGCAGTTCCTGCACATCGCCGACGCGAGCTACAGCATCTGTTCCGGGCTGGCGGGCACGCCCGGCAAGCGGCCCAAGGTCGACGCCGACGCGCCACTGGCCAAGGCCGACGTGCTCGCCGCGCTGACCGGCGCGTTCGACTACTGCGACGCGGCACTGAAGGCCGCCACCGACGCGACGCTGGCCGAGACGGTGAAGACGGCCAACGGCACCGCGCGCGTCAAGAGCTACTACGCGGCGCATCTGCTCGCCCACACGGGCCTGCACTACGGCAACGTGGTCACCTACATGCGCCTGAACAAGCTGTCCCCGGGCGAGCAGTAG
- a CDS encoding DUF1501 domain-containing protein has product MSIHHCTGDLPTAGLSRRALLQRVGMGLGSVALGSLVHPRVAAAAGPTATPGVLGRALHFTPRARRVIYLFMAGGPSQMETFDDKPVLRARNGEQLPDSVRQGQRLTGMSGNQSSLPLAGSQFGFSRAGRSGTWVSDLLPHTARVIDELCVVRSMYTDAINHDPAITFFQTGSQIAGRPSMGAWVHYGLGSDTDDLPAFVVLITPGKVDQPLYSRLWGSGFLPSQHQGVQFRSGKDAVLYLANPAGVSPQSRRALLDRLRDLQAEAAAQIGDAEVDARIAQYEMAYRMQASVPGVMDLSGETAETFELYGPDARQPGTFAANCLLARRLAERGVKFIQLYHQGWDQHDSLPKGIERQCRETDRASAALVTDLKRRGLLDDTLVVWGGEFGRTSYSQGKLTATNYGRDHHPRCFSMWMAGGGVKAGYVHGATDDFGYNIVDGGVHVHDLHATMLRLLGVDHERLTYFHQGRRFRLTDVHGKVVDALLA; this is encoded by the coding sequence ATGAGCATCCATCACTGCACGGGCGATCTGCCCACCGCCGGTCTCTCGCGGCGTGCGCTGCTGCAACGCGTCGGCATGGGCCTGGGCAGCGTGGCCCTCGGCAGTCTCGTGCACCCGCGCGTCGCCGCAGCGGCGGGCCCCACGGCGACGCCCGGCGTCCTCGGTCGCGCGCTGCACTTCACGCCTCGCGCCAGGCGGGTCATCTACCTGTTCATGGCGGGCGGCCCGTCGCAGATGGAGACGTTCGACGACAAGCCGGTACTGCGGGCGCGCAACGGCGAACAACTGCCCGATTCGGTGCGCCAGGGGCAGCGGCTCACGGGCATGTCCGGCAACCAGTCGTCGTTGCCGCTGGCCGGCTCGCAGTTCGGGTTCTCGCGGGCGGGCCGGTCGGGCACCTGGGTCTCCGACCTGCTGCCGCACACGGCGCGCGTGATCGACGAGCTCTGCGTCGTGCGGTCCATGTACACGGACGCGATCAACCACGATCCGGCGATCACGTTCTTCCAGACCGGGTCGCAGATCGCCGGGCGCCCGAGCATGGGCGCCTGGGTGCATTACGGCCTGGGCAGCGACACCGATGACCTGCCGGCCTTCGTCGTGCTGATCACGCCAGGAAAGGTCGATCAGCCGCTGTACTCCCGGCTGTGGGGGAGCGGCTTCCTGCCGTCGCAGCATCAGGGGGTGCAGTTCCGCAGCGGCAAGGACGCGGTCTTGTACCTGGCCAATCCTGCCGGCGTGAGTCCGCAGTCACGGCGCGCGCTCCTCGACCGCTTGCGCGACCTGCAGGCCGAGGCAGCGGCGCAGATCGGCGATGCGGAGGTCGACGCGCGCATCGCACAGTACGAGATGGCGTACCGGATGCAGGCCAGCGTGCCGGGCGTGATGGACTTGTCGGGCGAGACCGCGGAGACCTTCGAGCTGTACGGCCCCGACGCGCGGCAGCCGGGCACCTTCGCCGCCAATTGCCTGCTCGCGCGGCGCCTCGCCGAGCGGGGCGTGAAGTTCATCCAGCTGTATCACCAGGGCTGGGATCAGCACGACAGCCTGCCGAAAGGCATCGAGCGGCAGTGCCGCGAGACCGATCGCGCGAGCGCGGCACTGGTGACCGACCTGAAGCGACGCGGCCTGCTCGACGACACGCTCGTGGTGTGGGGCGGGGAGTTCGGTCGTACCAGCTATTCGCAGGGGAAGCTGACGGCGACCAACTACGGGCGCGATCACCATCCGCGCTGCTTCTCGATGTGGATGGCCGGCGGCGGCGTGAAGGCCGGCTACGTGCACGGCGCCACCGACGACTTCGGCTACAACATCGTCGACGGCGGCGTCCACGTGCACGACCTGCACGCGACGATGCTGCGGCTGCTCGGCGTGGACCACGAACGGCTCACGTACTTTCACCAGGGCCGCCGGTTCCGGTTGACCGACGTGCACGGGAAGGTCGTCGACGCGCTGCTGGCGTAG
- a CDS encoding DUF1553 domain-containing protein → MTFLRRAASWGLATGLLASALAAATAASAPGQASSAATSTRVSFTRDVRPLLSDRCFRCHGPDPRTRKARLRLDTRDGLFQELEVGTAVVVPGAPERSELIRRVSLAPDDEDVMPPADAHLSLSDAEKALLRQWVVEGAEFRGHWSWEPIVAPAVPPTSTGPSHPVDAFVRAALAGDGIAPSPRAAPDVLLRRVTFSLTGLPPTPAELEAFRADPSEARYAAAIERLLASPAYGERMAADWLDLARYADTYGYQADVTRDMSPYRDWVIGAFNSNLPYDQFLTWQLAGDLLPGATRAQRIATAFNRLHRQTNEGGSIEAEFRTEYVADRVNTFGTAMLGLGLECARCHDHKFDPITQRDYFSLFAFFNSIDESGLYSHFTNATPSPSLLLWPSHAQEAAHARVVRRIAALEHRLEGLAPSTDPAFQRWQRSPSAIVSPSPIAAFPFDTVVNGTTPGLSGKDSATLQDGPALVDDGEASGGKALRFSGDNAAVLGSVRQFSRTDAFSVALRIKPTERQDRAVVIHQSRAWTDAGSRGFELTLEDGRPSAALVHFWPGNAIAIRAREPLPRGAWSSVVVTYDGSSRASGLALYLDGTPVPVDIVRDRLYKDILYDPAAGDLQARPTPLTIGARFRDSGFRNGLVDDLRVYDVALTAAEVAGRVPGEPQAARAHYLARVSPEAQRLQAQLRQARVEEQRRIRLVPELMVMEELPEARPAHLLARGAYDAPGPVVPRDTPASLPPLPKDQPRNRLGLARWLTSRDNPLTARVAVNRIWKMHFGRGLVASAEDFGSQGRQPTHPELLDWLAARFIDSGWDVKAMHRLIVGSQTFQQASDASPDLVRQDPENLRLARGPAVRLPAEHVRDSALAASGLLVRRVGGRSVKPYQPEGLWEQSGTGQKYVQDHGAALYRRSLYTFWRRTSPPPSMTTFDAVSREVCVARRETTQTPLQALVLLNDPQFVEAARVLAERLVRAHPSDPEARHRAAFLALAGRPPTAAEARVLAEAAAQQRRFAAADPKAAAQWLAVGERPRDARLPVIDVAATMAVTTLIMNTEAFVVTR, encoded by the coding sequence ATGACCTTCCTGCGGCGGGCGGCGTCGTGGGGGCTGGCGACCGGCCTCCTGGCCTCGGCCCTCGCTGCCGCGACGGCGGCCTCCGCGCCGGGCCAGGCGTCGTCGGCGGCGACCTCGACCCGCGTCTCGTTCACCCGCGACGTCCGGCCGCTGCTGTCGGACCGTTGCTTCCGCTGCCATGGCCCCGACCCGCGGACGCGCAAGGCCCGCCTGCGTCTCGACACCCGCGACGGGCTTTTCCAGGAACTCGAGGTCGGCACGGCGGTGGTCGTGCCAGGCGCGCCCGAGCGGAGCGAGTTGATCCGCCGCGTGTCCCTCGCGCCCGATGACGAGGACGTGATGCCTCCGGCCGACGCCCACCTGTCGCTCTCGGACGCGGAGAAGGCCCTGCTGCGCCAGTGGGTCGTCGAAGGCGCGGAGTTCCGCGGGCACTGGTCGTGGGAGCCGATCGTCGCGCCGGCCGTGCCGCCCACGTCCACGGGCCCGTCGCATCCGGTGGACGCCTTCGTGCGCGCCGCGCTCGCCGGGGACGGCATCGCGCCGTCGCCCCGCGCTGCGCCGGACGTGCTGCTCCGGCGCGTGACCTTCTCGCTCACCGGCTTGCCGCCGACGCCCGCCGAACTCGAGGCGTTCCGCGCCGACCCGTCCGAGGCTCGCTACGCAGCGGCGATCGAGCGCCTGCTGGCCTCGCCCGCGTACGGCGAGCGGATGGCGGCCGACTGGCTCGACCTGGCCCGGTACGCCGACACGTACGGCTACCAGGCCGACGTGACGCGGGACATGTCGCCCTACCGCGACTGGGTGATCGGCGCCTTCAACTCCAACCTGCCCTACGACCAGTTCCTGACGTGGCAGCTCGCGGGTGACCTGCTGCCGGGCGCGACGCGCGCGCAGCGGATCGCCACGGCGTTCAACCGCCTCCATCGCCAGACCAACGAGGGCGGCAGCATCGAGGCCGAGTTCCGCACCGAGTACGTGGCCGACCGCGTCAACACGTTCGGCACGGCGATGCTCGGCCTCGGGCTCGAATGCGCCCGCTGTCACGACCACAAGTTCGACCCGATCACCCAACGCGACTACTTCTCGCTGTTTGCGTTCTTCAACAGCATCGACGAGTCGGGCCTCTACTCGCACTTCACCAACGCGACGCCGTCGCCGTCGCTGCTGCTGTGGCCCTCGCACGCGCAGGAGGCGGCGCACGCGCGCGTGGTGCGCCGCATCGCCGCGCTCGAGCATCGGCTCGAGGGGCTCGCGCCTTCCACCGATCCGGCGTTCCAGCGCTGGCAGCGCAGCCCGTCGGCCATCGTGTCCCCGTCACCGATCGCCGCGTTCCCCTTCGACACCGTCGTGAACGGCACGACGCCCGGCCTGTCCGGAAAGGACAGCGCCACCCTCCAGGATGGCCCGGCACTGGTGGACGATGGGGAGGCAAGCGGCGGCAAGGCGTTGCGTTTCAGCGGCGACAACGCCGCCGTGCTCGGGTCGGTCCGTCAGTTCTCGCGCACCGACGCCTTCTCCGTGGCCCTGCGCATCAAGCCGACCGAGCGGCAGGATCGCGCCGTCGTGATTCATCAGTCGCGTGCCTGGACCGACGCGGGCAGTCGCGGATTCGAGCTCACCCTCGAGGACGGCCGGCCCTCGGCCGCGCTCGTGCACTTCTGGCCCGGCAACGCCATCGCCATTCGTGCGCGCGAGCCGTTGCCCCGCGGCGCCTGGTCCTCGGTGGTGGTCACGTACGACGGGTCGAGCCGGGCGTCAGGGCTCGCGCTCTACCTCGACGGCACGCCCGTGCCGGTCGACATCGTCCGTGACCGGCTCTACAAGGACATCCTGTACGACCCGGCGGCCGGCGACCTGCAGGCCAGGCCGACGCCGCTGACAATCGGTGCCCGCTTCCGCGACAGTGGATTCAGGAACGGGCTGGTCGACGACCTGCGCGTGTACGACGTCGCGCTGACGGCGGCGGAAGTCGCCGGACGTGTTCCCGGGGAGCCGCAAGCGGCGCGCGCCCATTACCTCGCGAGGGTGTCGCCCGAGGCGCAGCGGCTGCAGGCGCAATTGCGGCAGGCGCGGGTCGAGGAGCAGCGGCGAATCAGGCTCGTCCCGGAACTGATGGTGATGGAGGAACTGCCCGAGGCGCGTCCGGCGCACCTGCTCGCGCGCGGCGCCTACGACGCGCCCGGCCCGGTGGTGCCGCGCGACACGCCGGCCAGCCTGCCGCCCTTGCCGAAGGATCAGCCGCGCAACAGGCTCGGCCTGGCGCGCTGGCTCACCAGCCGCGACAACCCCCTCACGGCGCGGGTCGCCGTCAACCGCATCTGGAAGATGCATTTCGGTCGCGGCCTGGTGGCCTCGGCCGAGGACTTCGGCAGCCAGGGACGCCAGCCGACGCACCCCGAGCTGCTCGACTGGCTCGCCGCTCGCTTCATCGACAGCGGCTGGGACGTCAAGGCGATGCACCGCCTGATCGTCGGCTCGCAGACGTTCCAGCAGGCCTCCGACGCGTCTCCCGACCTGGTGCGACAGGATCCAGAGAATCTGCGACTCGCGCGCGGGCCGGCCGTGCGGTTGCCCGCCGAGCACGTGCGCGACAGCGCCCTCGCGGCGAGTGGGCTGCTGGTGCGGCGGGTCGGCGGGCGCAGCGTGAAGCCCTATCAGCCCGAGGGGCTCTGGGAGCAGTCGGGCACGGGGCAGAAGTACGTGCAGGATCACGGCGCCGCGCTGTACCGGCGCAGCCTCTACACGTTCTGGCGACGCACGTCGCCGCCGCCGTCGATGACGACCTTCGACGCGGTCTCGCGCGAGGTGTGCGTGGCGCGGCGCGAGACGACGCAGACGCCGCTGCAGGCGCTCGTGCTGTTGAACGACCCGCAGTTCGTCGAGGCGGCGCGGGTCCTCGCCGAGCGGTTGGTGCGCGCGCATCCATCCGACCCGGAGGCGCGCCATCGCGCGGCCTTTCTCGCACTGGCCGGCCGTCCGCCGACGGCCGCCGAGGCGCGGGTGCTCGCCGAGGCGGCCGCGCAGCAACGTCGGTTCGCGGCGGCCGATCCGAAGGCGGCCGCGCAGTGGCTCGCCGTCGGCGAGCGTCCGCGCGATGCGCGGCTGCCGGTCATCGACGTCGCGGCGACGATGGCCGTGACGACGTTGATCATGAACACCGAGGCCTTCGTGGTCACCCGATGA